Genomic DNA from Antennarius striatus isolate MH-2024 chromosome 16, ASM4005453v1, whole genome shotgun sequence:
gcggggtcacatgaccacgaCACACAACCGGTAGGAAACACACCCACAACACAccagtgagaacacacacacacacacacacacacacacacaatggagaACCCGCTTCAACGGGGGAACCGCTGGAAATGTGGGAATAGACTagtgtgaccacacacacaccgtcaggTACCAGCTGCCACCAGCGGGGGGCGCCGGCGGCTCAGAACTGACCCGCTCCAGTGAGTCCAAACAGCTGACCTGCTGCCAGCCAAGGGTCAAAGGTCGGCTGGTTCAAACGCTGGcatctttatttaaatcaaacgTGTTCCTGCCCCCCAGCGGGACCAGACCCGCCCCCCAGCACCTTGTTCGGTGTCCCCAGTGTTTGACCCTCCAACTGCTGtgggggcccccgggggcccagAGTGGAATGTGACTGATAGAAACTCAGTCAGGCCGTCAACATGGATGTGTCTTTGGTCCCCCCCCCAGTTTGTCTGTTAGAAAACAGTAAACAATCCACCAGCGACCGGCGCCGCTCCAGGGTGTGGCCTTCCCTCGGGTGGTCACAGGCGGGAcggggcggggccaggggccCGGTAAAGGTACCTCCAGATGGCGTAGTAGTGAACGGCGGCCGCCAGCGCCACGAACACGTGCCAGATGGCGTGTGCGAACGGGATCACGCCGTCACACTTGAAGAAGAACACGCCCACGCAGTATATCAGGCCCCCCCACGCCAGCTCCTGGAGGCCCTCCGTGTTGGTCTGGAGGTCACCACAAAGGTCAGCACAGGTGAGTacgtgttcatgtgtgtgttcatacgtgtgtgtgttcatgtgtgtgttcatgtgtgtgtgtgtgttcaaacgtgtgtgttcgtacgtgtgtgtgttcaaacgtgtgtgtgtatgtgtgtgttcatgtgtgtgtgttcatgtgtgtgttcatgtgtgtgtgttcaaacgtgtgtgtatgtgtgtgttcatgtgtgtgtgttcatgtgtgtgtgttcaaacgtgtgtgtttgtacgtgtgtgtgtgttcaaacgtgtgtgtatgtgtgtgttcaaacgtgtgtgttcatgtgtgtgtgttcatgtgtgtgtggtcatgtgtgtgtgttcatgtgtgtgttcatgtgtgtgtgtgtgttcaaacatgTGTGTtcatacgtgtgtgtttgtatgtgtgtgtgttcatgtgtgtgtgttcaaacgtgtgtgttcatgtgtgtgtgttcatgtgtgtgttcatgtgtgtgtgttcatgtgtgtgtgttcatgtgtgtgtttatgtgtgtgtgttcatgtgtgtgtgctcatgtgtgtgtgttcatgtgtgtgtgttcatgtgtgtgtgttcatgtgtgtgtgtgttcatgtgtgtgtgttcatgtgtgtgtgttcaaacgtgtgtgttcatgtgtgtgtgttcatgtgtgtgttcatgtgtgtgttcatgtgtgtgtgttcatgtgtgtgtgttcatgtgtgtgtgttcatgtgtgtgtgttcatgtgtgtgtgttcatgtgtgtgtgttcatgtgtgtgtgttcatgtgtgtgtgttcatgtgtgtgttcctgtgtgtgtgttcatgtgtgtgtgttcctgtgtgtgtgttcatgtgtgtgttcatgtgtgtgtgttcatgtgtgtgtgttcatgtgtgtgtgttcatgtgtgtgtgttcatgtgtgtgtgttcatgtgtgtgtgctcatgtgtgtgtgttcatgtgtgtgtgttcatgtgtgtgtgttcatgtgtgtgtgttcatgtgtgtgtgttcatgtgtgtgtgttcatgtgtgtgtgttcaaacgtgtgtgttcatgtgtgtgtgttcatgtgtgtgtgtgtgttcatacgtgtgttaccatggagacgagGACAGCGGCGGGCAGGAAGCCCATACTGAGGTAGAAGAGCAGCTCCACCACCTTGTAcctgtggaggaaacagaaagcGGGTCACACGTTAGCGTGCAATCACACCCCCACCCTGCCCTGCCCCTGAGCAGCTCAGCCCTGATTGGGCGAGCCGGTCACGTGACTCACTTCTCGTGGTAGAGGACGACGTAGAGCGTTCCAGCGACCGCCATCAGCCACACCAGCCAGCGCATGTGGGCCGCCAGCGGGCCCAGCTCCCGCAGGGTCAGCCTGCGAGACAGGGACCGGGTCAGCGCCCCCCCAccagcacccccccaccccccgccggCCAGACACTCACCAGGGCGTGTACGAGGCGGCGATGAAGAAGTAGATCACCACCCTGTCGCACATGTGGAAGCACTGCTCCACCGACCTGCAACAGGGGTGAAAGGTCAGACAGGTTCCCCGTCCCCAGCCCCCCCGTCTTCGGCCCCCCTACCTCATGTGGCTCTTCTTCCAGGTGACCACGTGGAACACGGTGGACACCAGGAACAGGGCGCACAGCCCCAGCCCGTACACCCAGGCCGTCAGCCGCTGCCAGCCGCTGTCCGCCAGGCGGTGCAGCGTCGCCATGCCGACGAAGGCCGGCGCGATGAGGAGCtgcacacacacgaacacacacacacgaacacacacacacacacacacgaacacacacacacacacacacgtcagggCATGTCCCGCCGCCCGATGGGGGGCAGAGGACACACTCACCGCGTGCGTGTAGCAGTTAGCGGCGTGCTCGTAGCCGGTGGGCTGGTAGCGGCGGTTAGCCGCCGGCCGCCGGTTCATGAAcctagagacacacacacacacacacacacacacacacacacacacacacacacacacacacacacacacacacacaggaacagatCTGTGTTCTTTTATTCAGGTCTAGATGAATGCTCgtatctgattggctgctgacaGCAGGTTCCAGCTCTGTGACGACCACCTCTTCACGTTACGGAATGATTACAGGTGATAAATCACGGACCAGAAGTGACGCATCCCGCTCCCCCGGTCCAGAGGTTCCGGGTCGGAGCCACCGGACCGGGGCCACCGGGCCGCTCCTTACCTCTGGAGGCTGTTCACCCGCTTCATCTCCCCGCAGGCCGCGAAGCAGAGCCCGGCAGAGCGCAGACAAGGACCGGCGTCAGTCAGGGAGCCGAACGGAAGGCCTAGCATGAGCTACCGCGATGCTACTCAAGCTAACGTCCCCCCCGCTGCGACCTACAGCCCCCGCTTCAGCCGCTTCCTCGGCAGCATCCTGTCCCGGTACCGGCTCACGGTCCCGCCGTCACGTGACAAACATCCACCAGCATCACCGGCGGCCGGAACCCCCCCGCTGCCCGCGGCTCCTCCCTCACAGACGGTCTGCTGCCGGCCAGCAGCTCGCTGCTCTCCGGCTGCTGCTGGAGCCCCGCCCGGTGGAGAGACGCTGAGGGACAGCCCTCCAAGCCAATCAGCGTCCAGACGGGGCGGAACCACACCAATCAGAGACCAGGTAGGCGGAGCCATTCCGTCCGGAcgtttaaaatgttcaaaacgTTTACTTTCAGGCGTAAATGACTTCAGGTGTGGTCGCCGtaactcttcttctgtggtggagGAAGTGTTCCCTGTTCGCTGTGTCACTACATTTACATGGTGACAGTTTATAGCTGGTAATCAATAAGGATCAATGATTATTAAtcagtaatatactgtacatatagtGTGGAGCTCAAACTGATGAATTATTGATGAAGCGGCCCGCCCTGTCAACACATAGACGTATTGATCCCGGGTCACATGCTGTGTTTGTTCGTGAAGAACCTGATATTGATTATGGATCTGTATTGATTGTGGTGACGCAGCTCTATCGTGTTCTAGTTGCTGGAGGCCATAAGTCGGAGCGACAGTGACGTCTCGAGGTGGAGCCCGCTTACATAACGGCTCTGAATGTGAGCAGGGCCTCTGGGGGCCCCAGGGCCTTTATGGTGGTCAAAGTTCAACCCTCTGCTGGGCCCCCTCCACAAAGGAGTTCTGAGCTCTGGAATACTCAGTCAGAAAGACGTGAAGCAGGAGACAGAAGGGGGCCTACATGGtcctcaatcaatcaatcagctgatcaatcaATCCAgccatcaatcaatcagtcagtgaatcaatcaatcaattaattaacCACTTTAAACTGGCTGTGATTGTGGGTCAGTTATGGAACGGCCCAGTCTGGGGAGGCACATGGGGGGGTAAAGAGGCTTTGTGGGTCACGTGACCAGGTTAACCGGCTCTCTAATTGGTTTAGGGCTTGATGCCTGAGTGCAGTGGACAGATTGACCTGATGGACAGCCGACAGATCaaggggggggacacacacgatgacatcacaggaagtcagaaaaactcattatttaaatgtagaaTCAAACATCTGTTCGTctgaactggggggggggggggtcctacaGGCGTGTCTCTGGGGGCGTGTCTCTGATGAGCTGGGTCTGAAACCCTCTCCTGATTGGTCGAGTGTTTCACATGTTCTAGGTGTTCAACACGCTGGTGTCACTGGCGGTCTGccagtgatggtgatggtgatggtgatgatggtgatgatgataatgatggcgatgatgatggtggtgatgatgatgatgatgatgatggtgatgatgatgatggtgatgatgatgatctgatgatggtgatgatgatgatggtgattgtgatggtgattgtgatgatggtgatgatgataatgatggtgatgatgatgatgatggtgatagtgatgatgatgatggtgatgacaataatgatgatgatgattgtgatggtgataatgatggtgatgatgatggtggtgatgatggtgatgatgatgatggtgatgatgatgatggtgatgatggtgatgatgatgatggtgatgatgatggtgatgatggtgatgatgatgatgatgatggtggtgatggtgatagtggtgatgatggtgatgatggtgatgatgatggtgatgatggtgatgatgatggtgatgatggtgatgatggtgatgatgatggtgatgatggtgatgatggtgatgatgatggtgatgatgatggtgatgatggtgatgatgatggtgatgatggtgatgatgatggtgatgatggtgatgatggtgatgatgatggtgatgatgatggtgatgatggtgatgatgatggtgatgatggtgatgatggtgatgatggtgatgatgatggtgatgatgatgatggtgatgatggtgatgatggtgatgatgatggtgatgatgatggtggtgatggtgatattggtgatgatggtgatgatggtgatggtgatgatgattgtgatgatggtgatgatgatggtgatgatgatggtgatgatggtgatgatgatggtgatggtgatgatgataatcagGGTTGGGCAGGCATCAGGACAGGGCCATGACCGGACCTTCACTTCCTGTAAAAAAAGCAGGGTTTCCTGGAAGGGGGCGGGGGATGTGCCAGGAAGGAACCAATGACATTTGTAGAGCTGAAGAAGCAGGTGAGGTGGGGCCCCAgaagctaacaggctaacaccGTCACCTCCATTCAGGTGTCACTGGAAGTCTCCGCCCACTGGACTCAGCCAATAGGAATCCATCTGGTTTTAGACCCTCTGAAGGGTCTGACCGGTTCAGGCTCAGAGCGCCGAGAAGCACGGAGGCCTTGAAGGCATCATCTCTGTCAGCAGGTCTCTGGTTACTCAGTAAACACGCTAATCACTCACACGTTTACACGGCTTATCGCCACGGAAACCAGTGATAAGGAAAAGGAAGCTTTGGTCTGAGCTTCGCAATGAACACCTGATTCACCtgaagatgatgtcacacgTCACATGACAGtatgaaaacattaaatgatgtgttCAAGTGGGTCATTCCAAACTACAATAAACTACAACAAAGTGTGATTGATTAGTGTCTGATTGATCAGGGTTTGGTTGATTGAGGTCTGATCGTTCTGTGTGCCATTGATCAGGTCTCGGTAACAGATATTGATCCCTGCGGTGCCCGCTGAACGTCAACCGTCGTCTGAACCTTCGGCCCCAACAGACTGCGGTTGTCATGGTAACGCCTGCTGGGGCGTGCCAGTTTGTGATGTCATGCGTGTATGTTTGATCAGCTGTTCGGTTCTGACACACGTGAGGGGGTTATTGATCGCTGCTCTCTGAACTGCAGTCATCAATCACATAACAGCGTTATCTCTGCTGGGGTCAAAGTCCACTGGAGACGTGTTCATCCCCCAGGACAGACCTGTCTGTTATTACCCCCCAGGACAGACATGCCCTGTCGTTACCCCCCAGGACAGACCTGTCTGTTATTACCCTCCAGGACAGACCAGCCTGTTGTTACCCCCCAGGACAGACCTGTCTGTTATTACCCCCCAGGACAGACCAGCCTGTTGTTACCCCCCAGGACAGACCTGTCTGTTGTTACCCCCCAGGACAGACATGCCTGTTGTTACCCCCCAGGACAGACATGCCCTGTCGTTACCCCCCAGGACAGACCTGTCTGTTATTACCCCCCAGGACAGACATGCCCTGTCGTTACCCCCCAGGACAGACCTGTCTGTTATTACCCCCCAGGACAGACCAGCCTGTTGTTACCCCCCAGGACAGACCTGTCTGTTATTACCCCCCAGGACAGACCTGTCTGTTATTACCCCCCAGGACAGACCAGCCTGTTGTTACCCCCCAGGACAGACCTGTCTGTTATTACCCCCCAGGACAGACATGCCTGTTGTTACCCCCCAGGACAGAC
This window encodes:
- the mmd gene encoding monocyte to macrophage differentiation factor isoform X1, with amino-acid sequence MLGLPFGSLTDAGPCLRSAGLCFAACGEMKRVNSLQRFMNRRPAANRRYQPTGYEHAANCYTHAVSVSSAPHRAAGHALTCVCVCVFVCVCVCVRVCVFVCVQLLIAPAFVGMATLHRLADSGWQRLTAWVYGLGLCALFLVSTVFHVVTWKKSHMRSVEQCFHMCDRVVIYFFIAASYTPWLTLRELGPLAAHMRWLVWLMAVAGTLYVVLYHEKYKVVELLFYLSMGFLPAAVLVSMTNTEGLQELAWGGLIYCVGVFFFKCDGVIPFAHAIWHVFVALAAAVHYYAIWRYLYRAPGPAPSRL
- the mmd gene encoding monocyte to macrophage differentiation factor isoform X2; translation: MLGLPFGSLTDAGPCLRSAGLCFAACGEMKRVNSLQRFMNRRPAANRRYQPTGYEHAANCYTHALLIAPAFVGMATLHRLADSGWQRLTAWVYGLGLCALFLVSTVFHVVTWKKSHMRSVEQCFHMCDRVVIYFFIAASYTPWLTLRELGPLAAHMRWLVWLMAVAGTLYVVLYHEKYKVVELLFYLSMGFLPAAVLVSMTNTEGLQELAWGGLIYCVGVFFFKCDGVIPFAHAIWHVFVALAAAVHYYAIWRYLYRAPGPAPSRL